In Canis lupus familiaris isolate Mischka breed German Shepherd chromosome 15, alternate assembly UU_Cfam_GSD_1.0, whole genome shotgun sequence, the genomic stretch acAGATGTTAGAATTTAAGATTTCAAAACTGGAGTAGTCATATAGCACATGTCACAAGAATGATGTTAAGGCAGAGTGAGAGCACTAAGGGCTaagttgtgttgttgttgtttaatccaTGGGATGTTTATTGTGGCCACAGGGGCACAACTGACAGCAACCACCTAGACAGAGGTTACACTCTTACTGTGAAGCCCCTACTCCCCACGCCCACACTTAGCTCAAAATAAGCCTATTTACACTTACCTTTAGTTTCttatacttacacacacacacacacacacacacacacacacagagaaaatctACCTAAATAACTCTCCATAAACTTTCtaacaaaatagattaaaatggtATCCccctaatataaataaattcaacattaATACTGACCTGACTTTCTGGCTGTGGTGGTGGGAATGGTGTATACTCTTTCTTGACAGTTTTCTTCTTTGGCTCCTTGCgtttattcacatttttgtgcttgAACTGTGGCAAGAATCTTTCCCAACTTTGTGATCTTAATTCAGAATCTTTTGCCAACTCTCGTTTAATCATTAAGGTCTTTAGTCATGGTGATatatgaacaaagaaagaatttttaattttataagtaataCATTTGTCAAACTAagacattataaatattattcctataaataatacaattaaaatgagTAGTTCTTAATCTCCTCAGTAGGAGCAAAAGACTCCATAAGAAAAGTAATCTCAAATCAAGCATCAAGAAAACCATTAGAAATTTAGATTAAGAAATGCAGaattattggggcgcctgggtggctcaattggttaagcgtctgccttcagctcaggtcataatctcaaggtcctgggatcgagtctcatgtcaggctccttgctcagtggggaccctgcttctccctctctccccgctctctctcaaaaacaaaaacaaaacaaaaacaaaagaaaaaccttaaaaaaatgcagaACTGTTAAAATGAACGGAGATGAGACAACTCAGCTTTTCAACCATTAGTTCactaaaacctttaaaatttgggtgccttggtggctcaggtcataatctccagatcctgggctggagccccgcatcaggcttcctgctcagcagggggtctgcttttttcatgctctccctctgcccctacccatcacttgttctctcaaataaataaaatctttaaaaaacaaacaaaaaagtctttaaaatacatattaattggAGCAGGGAGAGTTCTTAATTAGCAATGTTCCCTAAAAGCTGGAAGTTTTTGGGTAGCACTTTAATTatcacagggaaagaaaaaagtaaactttctctTGATCAGACAAAACCAATATTCTCACATTTCTCCCACTCCATGTGAATTCTGCACACACTGGAACATCAAAGGATGCAAACCGGGCATCAGATACAAGACTAGCAGCTCTTTTTATCTTCAATGTCCCAAGGCAACTCAAAATCGTTCTTCCATCCCAATCTAAGAGTGACTTTGTAACTTTATCAAATTTAAGTGGATTGCTTCAAAAATACCCTCATGAAATAGTTCATTAACAACAGGTATAATCATGAGTTATATGTTCCCAGGTATAATCATGAATGCTGAGCACACAAGGATATAACAGATCTCTCTCAAAGAGTTTATAATTtgaacattaaattaaaaaaaaatagtgttaatgCAATCTGACGTATTCCAGACTCTACTAATAGAAAAAGGGCAGAATTCTGAACGATCACATCTTCAAATATAGTAATGGGCCCATAATCCAAGAAAACCTGACTGAGATCATCTATGACCAATTTCATGAAGCGTATGTCCTTCGTATCAGAACTACACCATACGTTACGGCACAGCACAGAGACCTAAGCCTCCACGGATATAACTCCAGGACTAGGGTAGTTGGGTGTGCAGAACTCTACCTCTACCCTGAATAATTCTGCTTTATCTGCTTTGTGCATTAGGCTTCCataaaaaatctaatttcaagAAAAGTTTCTGCACCTAAAAGAAGTCTGACAATCACTGTTACAGTAACATATAATTAACTCACTTTAATGTTATAAATTGGATGGATATTCTTCATAGTATCTAGGACTACTTTTCGAACCtgaaatttgcaaagaaaaatgaattagtcatttaaaaagattttaatgaacTCAGTGGAAGGAGATTAATACACTGCAACATACCCTATGAACCAGGCAATGACTCCCAAATTGAATACAGTAGGCCTTCAACTGCTCTGGGTGACCTCTAGATCTTTCATAATAGTCAACTTCTCTTGGAAGCAATGGATTTTCTCAACTTACTGCTAAAATGTAACATATAGAACTAATACAACAACATTTTGGAACTGTGGAATTTAGGAAGAAAGTAGCTAGATTTAGTCAGAAAATACGGGCTCAATAATGGGAATGCCACTTCGTAAGGGAAAGTCACCTGtccttttcctgctttctcattTGTAGTacagaagtaaaactatctcaaGGCTCtgctgtaaaaattaaataagacaatatatTTAGACTTCACAAAACCACAggatattcaatatatttaagtTATTATTATTGCCACATGAGAAGAGGACAGATAACTAGAAGAGGTCCAACAGAACTACTGTAGGTCCTAGAAAGGGAACAAGACCTCGCAGCCAGATCCAGACAACAAAAGGAGTTAAGACACAGTAACTGCTCCACAGATTTTTTCATAACATTAAATACTACACTAAACTtcagacaaaaaaacaaacaaaaaaaaaaaacaaaaaaaaaaagaaaactattttaaaggaaagtttcCAGAATCTGACCTCTACTAGTTTATATAGGTTACTGCAAATAATATCAACATTCAATTCTCTAATCACTTGAGCACATGTAAATACACATTTCCTGTATGTGCTAGAGactaaaaatcttaaatactcatttaaaatttgtagtggaaaaagaaatgatgtgcAGACCTTCTAACTCAGGAGTGGATACTTCCTTAGTTGCCAAAGGTTGACCATATTATGTTAGGATCTAGGAGTGATGAAAATTAACTGAAGATAGTAAATAGTTCTCACctcttttaagccactaaaaGGTCCAATGACTGAAACCGTGTTTCCCTGAACCATAATATAACAGTTTGTTAACAGTTCCAAAGCCTATAACAAAAGATTAAGCTCAAATTCAGTACAATGAAAAACTAATGACAGAGAAAGACTCAAGTTTTCCACTGATAAAAAGTACCTTTAATGTAGATCCTTTGGGGCCAATGAGACGTTGTCTTCTTTTTACaaatctttctttatttcttactaaAGAACCTATTTTAATGATGTCACAAGCAACATCATCCTGAAGAATTCGTACTGCCTTTGGGAAAAACGAAGAAAATATTCCATCAATATTCTTTACAAACACATTTGTTTTCAAGGCCCAGGCTAATGAAATctaaccagaaaaataaaaactctaagacGGAGGGATGCAGTGTTATATGTTATCTCTAAAGTTGATGCAAATACAGCAAAGTTTTTGTAATTCTAAATTTACCTGTTCAAATGAAACACTTCTTGCTAAAAGTTTTATTAGGTCTCTGGCCCTAATGATGATATACGGATCAAAAGTCTTCTTTGTTGTACAAACAGTCATACTGCCCTCGATCAGGTCCAGGGTTGCATTAACGTGCTGAGAAAAGCAAAGAGCAAATACACAACTGTctaaaaatcaattcaattttAGGTAATTACAAAGCCTATCCTATCAAACTATTAATTACTGTAAATTAAGCTCTAATTCTATCAACTCCCCCCTTGAAGAAGCTGAGTAGttgataaaaataatgaacattgaTTACTTTCATATTTCAAAGAATGTAAGAAACTTAGGCACTGAAACCATTTCTACTTGGCTTTAGAACTTTGTACTCAAAGAtaatttctagtttaaaaaatatgtatcaatgCAAATGAGGTCATACTTAAGACCTAGGGTGAAAATCTAAAGCTACATATAGCTCCTCTATCCTGGACAGGGCTGTGATCTGCCATCTGCTCCTTTGGGTTAAGAACAGACTTTTCCTTTCAAACTTTCTTCTACCTGGTATTAgctaaatacaaagtaaaaacaaattctcataggttcagaaagaaaaaataactggaaaattaGGCATTAACTGTTCATAGGAAGAAACAGATTTcaacaaagcaaattaaaatgtcattttctgaTAGCAtcttgtgaattatatttcagtgTAGTGAGTGATGAACAATTCAACATAAGGTTGGGTCTCTGTGAGTTTACAAGTCTAATCTCAGATGCAGACAGCTGTAAAACAGCCTGTGGTTTGCTGAACCACCCTAATACCTAACAGGCACAAAACTCTGGAGCAGTCACCTAGatgagaaacacattttatatCACAACCTGGTGTGTGCACAGGTTCTCACGTGCACATATATAAATGAACCAAAAACTTCATAAAATGAAACTTATCCTTACCATATgtgatacttatttttattttttggatgcattcctttttttaaggctCATTATATCCATTAAATGGGATTTCTTGCTCTACTAATGGGTTTCAAtccagtttgaaaaataaaaacaaatgtattacTCTAGGGAAATGGCAGCAGGTACATACAGGGGATAGTTGGCCACACCCTACCCcttccatttaaaatgaaaattaagaaatcatCCAGGTACATGCCTCAACTCAAACTATACAGAAACATGGCAAATATCACAGTAGAGAACAGGCATTCTGAGATGAGTTTCAGAAAGTCGATGAGATCCCTACAGTTCTAAAGgtgtgtgaatttttaaaagtaatctattactcacaaaactaaaaacaagtggattaaaagaataaagcttCTATCTAGGTTGTTTAAAAggaaccaggggcacctgggtggcccagtcagttaagcatccgacccttgatttcagctcaggtcatgatttcaagggctgtgagatcaaatgtcacgttgggctctgtgttcgGCAGAGTCCACGCGGGACTCTGCCCCCCGCCTCTACTCACACATGCCTGTAGGTGCACACACTTACTCTAaagatctttctttaaaaaaacaaaacaccaaaaaaggaACTAAATTAACTACTTACACTagtaccttttaatttttttatttttattttttttacgctagtacctttttaaaaaaatccaccagcatatatacttatttttagaaaaggcataaaagcaaaatttcaaataagtatataaaatgtgCATACATGTTCATTCAAGGCTTTCTGTACCAAAGGCCAGCACTCTTTCAAGTAAGCCTCTCTATATTTTGGGAACAAAGTTGCAAAACTGCTCTCCTCCAAGAGTCCTCTGGGATTGTCCTCTTTAGAAAAAGCGGGTTCCTTCCAACCATCAGGAACAGTGAGGAGCTCAGATTCATCTAAAGAGAAGAAACATACACGTAAGATTTTACCCTTCTTGTggacacttttaaaaatgcttatatgtgggatccctgggtggctcagcagtttagtgccgccttcggcccagggcgtgatcctggagtcccaggatggcgtcccgcgtcgggctccctgcgtggagcctgcttctccctctgcctgtctctctgcccccctctctctctgtgtttctaatgaatatataaattaaaaaaaaaaagcttatatgCATACATTTACACGCTTCCCAATACTCTTTGTAGTTCCTGTTTCCACGCTCTTTAGATGATTCAGCAAAGAACATGACGCCGTCATTATTTATCAACACACTATTAAAATCAACGGTCTACGCCAGCCTCATAGGACCAAGTTCCTTAAGGTCAGGGACCCTCCTTGGGTCTACAGTCCTCAGCGCTGCTCGGAAACTTCCACTGTACGACACGGTCTTAGAGTCAAAGATCCTAATACCACTTTGTTTCAATACAAATGACCTGTTAGACTTTCCTGAACTGCCGACTGTGTgtgtataccatatatatatgcaGAGGCATGTACATtttgtgcacacgcacacacacagacttaaAAGCTGATATTCTGGTGTAAACTCTGTTACCAATCACCGGTAGGTACATGGCTTCAGACTTTCCAAGGAGTTTCCATGTGCCTTGCTTCTGTATACACCTTCATGACAACTGTGAAACGTGGGAAGGACgggtattatttttcccattttgtgaGAAACGTTTagtccaaaaaaaagaaaagatgagtgaCCGGTCTGTCTAAAGGGACACAAAGGTGATTCGGTCTAAGTCTCcaatcaatgaaatgaaatgtctCCTAAGGGCATAAACGATCTCCGACATCATTTGTTAAAACTCCTGATCCTGGGGCGGggagcggttgagcatcttcctggggcccaggtcgtgaccccggggtcctggcatgCAGTCCCGCGTttggctccgtgcatggagcctgcttctccgtctgcctctgtctctgcctctcatgaatatataaaaaataaaaattaaaaaaattaaaaaacccaaaactcccGGTCCTGGGTTTCAGGATCTCTTGAAGCCAAAGGCTCTGACAGCCGGCCCTTGGCGGCTCGGCCACTCGGCAGCCTCCGTCCCCGCCTTCAGGCCGCAGGAGCGTCGGGAACCGGCCTACGCGCGGGAGCCGCCCGAGCAGCAGGGCAGCGAAGGGCGCCCCGGAGGCCGCGACCCCCGGGCCCGCGGAGCCGCTgtcgccgccgccccccgcgccccacggcctccccgcccccccacctgcccccggcCCCGAGGCGGACTCCACCCCACAGAACGGACCCCACGTCCCCGGCCAGCCGCAACGCAGCAGCCACCCCCGAGTCTCGGTTCTCACTCGACCTCACCTCGCTTCTCCGGCTTCGGCTGCTTCGGACGAAACTCACTCCTCCCGTTCGCCTGCGCCAGCCCGTGGAAGGAGGAGGCCGCCATCTTCCGGCTGCTTCCGGCGCCACCGGAAGTGGAGCTGCTCTTAAATCCTACTGGCTATTCAGGACTAAGAACCTGTTGGCTCGAAAGGAGTTCCGTAGAACGCAGATGAGGAGATGTGCGCAATCTCTGTGCGTGCGTCTGTGCCTGC encodes the following:
- the LOC475405 gene encoding KRR1 small subunit processome component homolog isoform X2, which encodes MAASSFHGLAQANGRSEFRPKQPKPEKRDESELLTVPDGWKEPAFSKEDNPRGLLEESSFATLFPKYREAYLKECWPLVQKALNEHHVNATLDLIEGSMTVCTTKKTFDPYIIIRARDLIKLLARSVSFEQAVRILQDDVACDIIKIGSLVRNKERFVKRRQRLIGPKGSTLKVRKVVLDTMKNIHPIYNIKTLMIKRELAKDSELRSQSWERFLPQFKHKNVNKRKEPKKKTVKKEYTPFPPPQPESQIDKELASGEYFLKASQKKRQKMEAIKAKQAEALSKRQEERNKAFIPPKEKPVVKPKEASTENKIDVAAIKEKIKKAKNKKLGALSAEEVKLKMEADEKKKKKK
- the LOC475405 gene encoding KRR1 small subunit processome component homolog isoform X1; protein product: MAASSFHGLAQANGRSEFRPKQPKPEKRDESELLTVPDGWKEPAFSKEDNPRGLLEESSFATLFPKYREAYLKECWPLVQKALNEHHVNATLDLIEGSMTVCTTKKTFDPYIIIRARDLIKLLARSVSFEQAVRILQDDVACDIIKIGSLVRNKERFVKRRQRLIGPKGSTLKALELLTNCYIMVQGNTVSVIGPFSGLKEVRKVVLDTMKNIHPIYNIKTLMIKRELAKDSELRSQSWERFLPQFKHKNVNKRKEPKKKTVKKEYTPFPPPQPESQIDKELASGEYFLKASQKKRQKMEAIKAKQAEALSKRQEERNKAFIPPKEKPVVKPKEASTENKIDVAAIKEKIKKAKNKKLGALSAEEVKLKMEADEKKKKKK